A section of the Sebastes fasciatus isolate fSebFas1 chromosome 5, fSebFas1.pri, whole genome shotgun sequence genome encodes:
- the ube3a gene encoding ubiquitin-protein ligase E3A isoform X1, with amino-acid sequence MNRATAKHLIERYFRQLTDGCGNGDCTNEFCASCSDFQPLDNNSAAAKALELFKINAKLCHPSKKDSHLDSKMSETDLCPAKEDFSDVHYLTENTVCMILSSCEEKGDYSALIRIVGRIFSNAEALMKSFRKDEPAATENLDSSEPTDVDEQTSEMGASSALPDEGVNDVFDPCEVSVDLGAVRRVYDRLLSLDQVEAALVNALIYLTPNMELDLEYLDVYETNPDYLNIFIIVLENSNLHSPEYLEVALPQFCKAMSKLPVTALARLSKLWSVYGLSHIRRMMETFQQLITFTVVSNEYDGENLVNDDETVVAATQCLKVAFYASILGGDVDVEHNEEDEEDSESDELTLHELLGEERLYKKGPRVDPLEKELGVRLMDSIRPLIPYEDFVNESLNEVVEMDKDFTFFKVNAETKFSFQSCPFILNVITKNQGLYYDNRIRMYSERRLTALYSMVQGQEPNPYLKLKVRRDHIIDDALVRLEMISMENPSDLKKQLFVEFEGEQGVDEGGVSKEFFQLVLEEIFNPDIGMFSYDDDTKLFWFNSSSLENEAQYTLVGLVLGLAIYNNCILDVHFPMVVYRKLMGKKGTYLDLSDSHPALYQSLKELLDYSGDVEEDMMLTFQISHTDLFGNPMLHDLKEEGDQIPITKENRQEFVDTYAEYVLNKGVERQFKAFKKGFLMVTNESPLKYLFRPEEVELLICGSRKLDFEALEKTTEYDGGYSKDSQIIKDFWETIHSFAEEQKRLFLQFTTGTDRAPVGGLAKLKMIIAKNGSDTDRLPTSHTCFNALLLPEYSSKDKLRERLLKAITYAKGFGML; translated from the exons AT GAACAGAGCGACTGCAAAGCATCTAATTGAGCGCTACTTTCGGCAGTTAACAGACGGCTGTGGAAATGGCGACTGCACGAATGAGTTTTGCGCATCGTGTAGTGACTTTCAACCTTTGGATAACAATTCAGCAGCCGCCAAAGCGCTCGAGCTGTTTAAGATTAACGCCAAACTCTGTCACCCCTCCAAGAAAGACTCTCATCTGGACAGTAAGATGAGCGAGACGGACCTCTGTCCCGCCAAGGAGGACTTCTCAG ATGTTCATTACCTCACAGAGAACACAGTATGTATGATCCTGAGTTCCTGCGAGGAGAAAGGAGACTACTCTGCTCTGATCCGCATCGTCGGCAGGATCTTCTCCAACGCCGAGGCCTTGATGAAGAGCTTCAGGAAGGATGAACCCGCCGCTACTGAGAACCTGGACTCTTCTGAACCAACAGATGTGGACGAGCAGACCTCAGAGATGGGTGCTTCCTCTGCTCTACCAGATGAGGGTGTTAATGATGTGTTCGACCCGTGTGAGGTTAGCGTGGACCTCGGCGCCGTGAGGAGGGTCTACGACAGACTTCTGAGCCTCGACCAGGTCGAGGCCGCTCTCGTGAACGCCCTCATTTACCTCACTCCAAACATGGAGCTCGACCTGGAATACCTTGACGTGTACGAAACAAACCCAGATTACCTGAACATCTTCATCATCGTGCTGGAGAACAGTAACCTCCACAGCCCCGAGTACCTGGAAGTGGCGTTGCCGCAGTTCTGCAAAGCGATGAGCAAACTGCCGGTGACGGCGCTCGCCAGGCTGTCAAAGCTCTGGTCCGTGTACGGTCTGTCACACATCCGCCGCATGATGGAGACCTTCCAGCAGCTCATCACCTTCACGGTCGTCAGCAACGAATACGACGGCGAGAATCTGGTGAACGATGACGAGACCGTGGTGGCTGCGACGCAGTGTTTAAAAGTTGCCTTCTACGCCAGTATCCTGGGCGGCGATGTGGACGTGGAGCACaacgaggaggacgaggaagacTCCGAATCCGATGAGCTCACCCTGCATGAGCTGCTGGGTGAGGAGCGGCTCTATAAGAAGGGTCCTCGGGTGGATCCTCTGGAGAAAGAACTGGGTGTCAGACTGATGGACAGCATCAGACCCCTCATCCCCTACGAGGACTTTGTTAACGAGTCACTCAACGAAGTGGTGGAGATGGACAAGGACTTCACCTTCTTCAAGGTCAACGCCGAAACCAAGTTCTCGTTCCAAAGCTGCCCCTTCATCCTGAACGTCATCACCAAGAACCAAGGGCTGTACTACGACAACAGGATCAGGATGTACAGCGAGCGGCGCCTCACGGCCCTCTACAGCATGGTGCAGGGCCAGGAGCCCAACCCCTACCTGAAGCTCAAAGTACGCCGAGACCACATCATCGACGACGCCCTCGTCAGA cTGGAGATGATCTCCATGGAGAACCCGTCCGACCTCAAGAAGCAGCTGTTTGTTGAGTTCGAGGGCGAGCAAGGTGTCGACGAGGGAGGCGTCTCTAAAGAGTTCTTCCAGTTGGTCCTGGAGGAGATTTTCAATCCCGACATTG GAATGTTCAGCTACGACGACGACACAAAACTCTTTTGGTTTAATTCGTCCTCGCTGGAGAACGAGGCGCAGTACACTCTGGTCGGACTCGTCCTGGGGCTCGCCATTTACAACAACTGCATCCTGGACGTGCACTTCCCCATGGTCGTCTACAGGAAGCTCATGGGCAAGAAGGGGACCTACTTGGACCTGTCAGACTCACATCCA GCTCTCTACCAGAGTCTGAAGGAGCTGCTGGACTACAGCGGCGACGTGGAGGAAGACATGATGCTCACCTTCCAGATATCACACACAGACCTGTTTGGAAACCCCATGTTACACGACTTAAAGGAGGAGGGAGACCAGATCCCCATTACCAAGGagaacagacag GAGTTTGTGGACACGTATGCTGAGTACGTCCTGAACAAGGGCGTGGAGAGACAATTCAAAGCCTTCAAGAAAGGTTTCCTGATGGTCACCAACGAGTCCCCGCTGAAATATCTGTTCAGACCCGAGGAAGTGGAGCTGCTTATCTGTGGGAGCAGG AAGCTGGACTTTGAAGCGCTTGAAAAGACGACAGAATACGATGGAGGTTACAGCAAAGACAGTCAGATCATCAA AGACTTCTGGGAAACCATTCACTCGTTTGCAGAAGAGCAGAAGAGGTTGTTTCTTCAGTTCACCACCGGCACAGACAGAGCGCCGGTCGGAGGCCTCGCCAAGTTAAAGATGATCATCGCCAAGAATGGCTCCGACACAGACAG ACTACCGACGTCTCACACCTGCTTCAACGCTCTGCTGCTCCCTGAATACTCCTCCAAGGACAAACTGAGGGAGAGACTCCTCAAGGCCATCACATACGCCAAAGGATTCGGGATGCTGTGA
- the ube3a gene encoding ubiquitin-protein ligase E3A isoform X2 encodes MSETDLCPAKEDFSDVHYLTENTVCMILSSCEEKGDYSALIRIVGRIFSNAEALMKSFRKDEPAATENLDSSEPTDVDEQTSEMGASSALPDEGVNDVFDPCEVSVDLGAVRRVYDRLLSLDQVEAALVNALIYLTPNMELDLEYLDVYETNPDYLNIFIIVLENSNLHSPEYLEVALPQFCKAMSKLPVTALARLSKLWSVYGLSHIRRMMETFQQLITFTVVSNEYDGENLVNDDETVVAATQCLKVAFYASILGGDVDVEHNEEDEEDSESDELTLHELLGEERLYKKGPRVDPLEKELGVRLMDSIRPLIPYEDFVNESLNEVVEMDKDFTFFKVNAETKFSFQSCPFILNVITKNQGLYYDNRIRMYSERRLTALYSMVQGQEPNPYLKLKVRRDHIIDDALVRLEMISMENPSDLKKQLFVEFEGEQGVDEGGVSKEFFQLVLEEIFNPDIGMFSYDDDTKLFWFNSSSLENEAQYTLVGLVLGLAIYNNCILDVHFPMVVYRKLMGKKGTYLDLSDSHPALYQSLKELLDYSGDVEEDMMLTFQISHTDLFGNPMLHDLKEEGDQIPITKENRQEFVDTYAEYVLNKGVERQFKAFKKGFLMVTNESPLKYLFRPEEVELLICGSRKLDFEALEKTTEYDGGYSKDSQIIKDFWETIHSFAEEQKRLFLQFTTGTDRAPVGGLAKLKMIIAKNGSDTDRLPTSHTCFNALLLPEYSSKDKLRERLLKAITYAKGFGML; translated from the exons ATGAGCGAGACGGACCTCTGTCCCGCCAAGGAGGACTTCTCAG ATGTTCATTACCTCACAGAGAACACAGTATGTATGATCCTGAGTTCCTGCGAGGAGAAAGGAGACTACTCTGCTCTGATCCGCATCGTCGGCAGGATCTTCTCCAACGCCGAGGCCTTGATGAAGAGCTTCAGGAAGGATGAACCCGCCGCTACTGAGAACCTGGACTCTTCTGAACCAACAGATGTGGACGAGCAGACCTCAGAGATGGGTGCTTCCTCTGCTCTACCAGATGAGGGTGTTAATGATGTGTTCGACCCGTGTGAGGTTAGCGTGGACCTCGGCGCCGTGAGGAGGGTCTACGACAGACTTCTGAGCCTCGACCAGGTCGAGGCCGCTCTCGTGAACGCCCTCATTTACCTCACTCCAAACATGGAGCTCGACCTGGAATACCTTGACGTGTACGAAACAAACCCAGATTACCTGAACATCTTCATCATCGTGCTGGAGAACAGTAACCTCCACAGCCCCGAGTACCTGGAAGTGGCGTTGCCGCAGTTCTGCAAAGCGATGAGCAAACTGCCGGTGACGGCGCTCGCCAGGCTGTCAAAGCTCTGGTCCGTGTACGGTCTGTCACACATCCGCCGCATGATGGAGACCTTCCAGCAGCTCATCACCTTCACGGTCGTCAGCAACGAATACGACGGCGAGAATCTGGTGAACGATGACGAGACCGTGGTGGCTGCGACGCAGTGTTTAAAAGTTGCCTTCTACGCCAGTATCCTGGGCGGCGATGTGGACGTGGAGCACaacgaggaggacgaggaagacTCCGAATCCGATGAGCTCACCCTGCATGAGCTGCTGGGTGAGGAGCGGCTCTATAAGAAGGGTCCTCGGGTGGATCCTCTGGAGAAAGAACTGGGTGTCAGACTGATGGACAGCATCAGACCCCTCATCCCCTACGAGGACTTTGTTAACGAGTCACTCAACGAAGTGGTGGAGATGGACAAGGACTTCACCTTCTTCAAGGTCAACGCCGAAACCAAGTTCTCGTTCCAAAGCTGCCCCTTCATCCTGAACGTCATCACCAAGAACCAAGGGCTGTACTACGACAACAGGATCAGGATGTACAGCGAGCGGCGCCTCACGGCCCTCTACAGCATGGTGCAGGGCCAGGAGCCCAACCCCTACCTGAAGCTCAAAGTACGCCGAGACCACATCATCGACGACGCCCTCGTCAGA cTGGAGATGATCTCCATGGAGAACCCGTCCGACCTCAAGAAGCAGCTGTTTGTTGAGTTCGAGGGCGAGCAAGGTGTCGACGAGGGAGGCGTCTCTAAAGAGTTCTTCCAGTTGGTCCTGGAGGAGATTTTCAATCCCGACATTG GAATGTTCAGCTACGACGACGACACAAAACTCTTTTGGTTTAATTCGTCCTCGCTGGAGAACGAGGCGCAGTACACTCTGGTCGGACTCGTCCTGGGGCTCGCCATTTACAACAACTGCATCCTGGACGTGCACTTCCCCATGGTCGTCTACAGGAAGCTCATGGGCAAGAAGGGGACCTACTTGGACCTGTCAGACTCACATCCA GCTCTCTACCAGAGTCTGAAGGAGCTGCTGGACTACAGCGGCGACGTGGAGGAAGACATGATGCTCACCTTCCAGATATCACACACAGACCTGTTTGGAAACCCCATGTTACACGACTTAAAGGAGGAGGGAGACCAGATCCCCATTACCAAGGagaacagacag GAGTTTGTGGACACGTATGCTGAGTACGTCCTGAACAAGGGCGTGGAGAGACAATTCAAAGCCTTCAAGAAAGGTTTCCTGATGGTCACCAACGAGTCCCCGCTGAAATATCTGTTCAGACCCGAGGAAGTGGAGCTGCTTATCTGTGGGAGCAGG AAGCTGGACTTTGAAGCGCTTGAAAAGACGACAGAATACGATGGAGGTTACAGCAAAGACAGTCAGATCATCAA AGACTTCTGGGAAACCATTCACTCGTTTGCAGAAGAGCAGAAGAGGTTGTTTCTTCAGTTCACCACCGGCACAGACAGAGCGCCGGTCGGAGGCCTCGCCAAGTTAAAGATGATCATCGCCAAGAATGGCTCCGACACAGACAG ACTACCGACGTCTCACACCTGCTTCAACGCTCTGCTGCTCCCTGAATACTCCTCCAAGGACAAACTGAGGGAGAGACTCCTCAAGGCCATCACATACGCCAAAGGATTCGGGATGCTGTGA
- the ube3a gene encoding ubiquitin-protein ligase E3A isoform X3 has translation MNRATAKHLIERYFRQLTDGCGNGDCTNEFCASCSDFQPLDNNSAAAKALELFKINAKLCHPSKKDSHLDSKMSETDLCPAKEDFSDVHYLTENTVCMILSSCEEKGDYSALIRIVGRIFSNAEALMKSFRKDEPAATENLDSSEPTDVDEQTSEMGASSALPDEGVNDVFDPCEVSVDLGAVRRVYDRLLSLDQVEAALVNALIYLTPNMELDLEYLDVYETNPDYLNIFIIVLENSNLHSPEYLEVALPQFCKAMSKLPVTALARLSKLWSVYGLSHIRRMMETFQQLITFTVVSNEYDGENLVNDDETVVAATQCLKVAFYASILGGDVDVEHNEEDEEDSESDELTLHELLGEERLYKKGPRVDPLEKELGVRLMDSIRPLIPYEDFVNESLNEVVEMDKDFTFFKVNAETKFSFQSCPFILNVITKNQGLYYDNRIRMYSERRLTALYSMVQGQEPNPYLKLKVRRDHIIDDALVRLEMISMENPSDLKKQLFVEFEGEQGVDEGGVSKEFFQLVLEEIFNPDIGMFSYDDDTKLFWFNSSSLENEAQYTLVGLVLGLAIYNNCILDVHFPMVVYRKLMGKKGTYLDLSDSHPALYQSLKELLDYSGDVEEDMMLTFQISHTDLFGNPMLHDLKEEGDQIPITKENRQEFVDTYAEYVLNKGVERQFKAFKKGFLMVTNESPLKYLFRPEEVELLICGSRKLDFEALEKTTEYDGGYSKDSQIIK, from the exons AT GAACAGAGCGACTGCAAAGCATCTAATTGAGCGCTACTTTCGGCAGTTAACAGACGGCTGTGGAAATGGCGACTGCACGAATGAGTTTTGCGCATCGTGTAGTGACTTTCAACCTTTGGATAACAATTCAGCAGCCGCCAAAGCGCTCGAGCTGTTTAAGATTAACGCCAAACTCTGTCACCCCTCCAAGAAAGACTCTCATCTGGACAGTAAGATGAGCGAGACGGACCTCTGTCCCGCCAAGGAGGACTTCTCAG ATGTTCATTACCTCACAGAGAACACAGTATGTATGATCCTGAGTTCCTGCGAGGAGAAAGGAGACTACTCTGCTCTGATCCGCATCGTCGGCAGGATCTTCTCCAACGCCGAGGCCTTGATGAAGAGCTTCAGGAAGGATGAACCCGCCGCTACTGAGAACCTGGACTCTTCTGAACCAACAGATGTGGACGAGCAGACCTCAGAGATGGGTGCTTCCTCTGCTCTACCAGATGAGGGTGTTAATGATGTGTTCGACCCGTGTGAGGTTAGCGTGGACCTCGGCGCCGTGAGGAGGGTCTACGACAGACTTCTGAGCCTCGACCAGGTCGAGGCCGCTCTCGTGAACGCCCTCATTTACCTCACTCCAAACATGGAGCTCGACCTGGAATACCTTGACGTGTACGAAACAAACCCAGATTACCTGAACATCTTCATCATCGTGCTGGAGAACAGTAACCTCCACAGCCCCGAGTACCTGGAAGTGGCGTTGCCGCAGTTCTGCAAAGCGATGAGCAAACTGCCGGTGACGGCGCTCGCCAGGCTGTCAAAGCTCTGGTCCGTGTACGGTCTGTCACACATCCGCCGCATGATGGAGACCTTCCAGCAGCTCATCACCTTCACGGTCGTCAGCAACGAATACGACGGCGAGAATCTGGTGAACGATGACGAGACCGTGGTGGCTGCGACGCAGTGTTTAAAAGTTGCCTTCTACGCCAGTATCCTGGGCGGCGATGTGGACGTGGAGCACaacgaggaggacgaggaagacTCCGAATCCGATGAGCTCACCCTGCATGAGCTGCTGGGTGAGGAGCGGCTCTATAAGAAGGGTCCTCGGGTGGATCCTCTGGAGAAAGAACTGGGTGTCAGACTGATGGACAGCATCAGACCCCTCATCCCCTACGAGGACTTTGTTAACGAGTCACTCAACGAAGTGGTGGAGATGGACAAGGACTTCACCTTCTTCAAGGTCAACGCCGAAACCAAGTTCTCGTTCCAAAGCTGCCCCTTCATCCTGAACGTCATCACCAAGAACCAAGGGCTGTACTACGACAACAGGATCAGGATGTACAGCGAGCGGCGCCTCACGGCCCTCTACAGCATGGTGCAGGGCCAGGAGCCCAACCCCTACCTGAAGCTCAAAGTACGCCGAGACCACATCATCGACGACGCCCTCGTCAGA cTGGAGATGATCTCCATGGAGAACCCGTCCGACCTCAAGAAGCAGCTGTTTGTTGAGTTCGAGGGCGAGCAAGGTGTCGACGAGGGAGGCGTCTCTAAAGAGTTCTTCCAGTTGGTCCTGGAGGAGATTTTCAATCCCGACATTG GAATGTTCAGCTACGACGACGACACAAAACTCTTTTGGTTTAATTCGTCCTCGCTGGAGAACGAGGCGCAGTACACTCTGGTCGGACTCGTCCTGGGGCTCGCCATTTACAACAACTGCATCCTGGACGTGCACTTCCCCATGGTCGTCTACAGGAAGCTCATGGGCAAGAAGGGGACCTACTTGGACCTGTCAGACTCACATCCA GCTCTCTACCAGAGTCTGAAGGAGCTGCTGGACTACAGCGGCGACGTGGAGGAAGACATGATGCTCACCTTCCAGATATCACACACAGACCTGTTTGGAAACCCCATGTTACACGACTTAAAGGAGGAGGGAGACCAGATCCCCATTACCAAGGagaacagacag GAGTTTGTGGACACGTATGCTGAGTACGTCCTGAACAAGGGCGTGGAGAGACAATTCAAAGCCTTCAAGAAAGGTTTCCTGATGGTCACCAACGAGTCCCCGCTGAAATATCTGTTCAGACCCGAGGAAGTGGAGCTGCTTATCTGTGGGAGCAGG AAGCTGGACTTTGAAGCGCTTGAAAAGACGACAGAATACGATGGAGGTTACAGCAAAGACAGTCAGATCATCAAGTAA
- the ube3a gene encoding ubiquitin-protein ligase E3A isoform X4, with protein MNRATAKHLIERYFRQLTDGCGNGDCTNEFCASCSDFQPLDNNSAAAKALELFKINAKLCHPSKKDSHLDSKMSETDLCPAKEDFSDVHYLTENTVCMILSSCEEKGDYSALIRIVGRIFSNAEALMKSFRKDEPAATENLDSSEPTDVDEQTSEMGASSALPDEGVNDVFDPCEVSVDLGAVRRVYDRLLSLDQVEAALVNALIYLTPNMELDLEYLDVYETNPDYLNIFIIVLENSNLHSPEYLEVALPQFCKAMSKLPVTALARLSKLWSVYGLSHIRRMMETFQQLITFTVVSNEYDGENLVNDDETVVAATQCLKVAFYASILGGDVDVEHNEEDEEDSESDELTLHELLGEERLYKKGPRVDPLEKELGVRLMDSIRPLIPYEDFVNESLNEVVEMDKDFTFFKVNAETKFSFQSCPFILNVITKNQGLYYDNRIRMYSERRLTALYSMVQGQEPNPYLKLKVRRDHIIDDALVRLEMISMENPSDLKKQLFVEFEGEQGVDEGGVSKEFFQLVLEEIFNPDIGMFSYDDDTKLFWFNSSSLENEAQYTLVGLVLGLAIYNNCILDVHFPMVVYRKLMGKKGTYLDLSDSHPVQLSTRV; from the exons AT GAACAGAGCGACTGCAAAGCATCTAATTGAGCGCTACTTTCGGCAGTTAACAGACGGCTGTGGAAATGGCGACTGCACGAATGAGTTTTGCGCATCGTGTAGTGACTTTCAACCTTTGGATAACAATTCAGCAGCCGCCAAAGCGCTCGAGCTGTTTAAGATTAACGCCAAACTCTGTCACCCCTCCAAGAAAGACTCTCATCTGGACAGTAAGATGAGCGAGACGGACCTCTGTCCCGCCAAGGAGGACTTCTCAG ATGTTCATTACCTCACAGAGAACACAGTATGTATGATCCTGAGTTCCTGCGAGGAGAAAGGAGACTACTCTGCTCTGATCCGCATCGTCGGCAGGATCTTCTCCAACGCCGAGGCCTTGATGAAGAGCTTCAGGAAGGATGAACCCGCCGCTACTGAGAACCTGGACTCTTCTGAACCAACAGATGTGGACGAGCAGACCTCAGAGATGGGTGCTTCCTCTGCTCTACCAGATGAGGGTGTTAATGATGTGTTCGACCCGTGTGAGGTTAGCGTGGACCTCGGCGCCGTGAGGAGGGTCTACGACAGACTTCTGAGCCTCGACCAGGTCGAGGCCGCTCTCGTGAACGCCCTCATTTACCTCACTCCAAACATGGAGCTCGACCTGGAATACCTTGACGTGTACGAAACAAACCCAGATTACCTGAACATCTTCATCATCGTGCTGGAGAACAGTAACCTCCACAGCCCCGAGTACCTGGAAGTGGCGTTGCCGCAGTTCTGCAAAGCGATGAGCAAACTGCCGGTGACGGCGCTCGCCAGGCTGTCAAAGCTCTGGTCCGTGTACGGTCTGTCACACATCCGCCGCATGATGGAGACCTTCCAGCAGCTCATCACCTTCACGGTCGTCAGCAACGAATACGACGGCGAGAATCTGGTGAACGATGACGAGACCGTGGTGGCTGCGACGCAGTGTTTAAAAGTTGCCTTCTACGCCAGTATCCTGGGCGGCGATGTGGACGTGGAGCACaacgaggaggacgaggaagacTCCGAATCCGATGAGCTCACCCTGCATGAGCTGCTGGGTGAGGAGCGGCTCTATAAGAAGGGTCCTCGGGTGGATCCTCTGGAGAAAGAACTGGGTGTCAGACTGATGGACAGCATCAGACCCCTCATCCCCTACGAGGACTTTGTTAACGAGTCACTCAACGAAGTGGTGGAGATGGACAAGGACTTCACCTTCTTCAAGGTCAACGCCGAAACCAAGTTCTCGTTCCAAAGCTGCCCCTTCATCCTGAACGTCATCACCAAGAACCAAGGGCTGTACTACGACAACAGGATCAGGATGTACAGCGAGCGGCGCCTCACGGCCCTCTACAGCATGGTGCAGGGCCAGGAGCCCAACCCCTACCTGAAGCTCAAAGTACGCCGAGACCACATCATCGACGACGCCCTCGTCAGA cTGGAGATGATCTCCATGGAGAACCCGTCCGACCTCAAGAAGCAGCTGTTTGTTGAGTTCGAGGGCGAGCAAGGTGTCGACGAGGGAGGCGTCTCTAAAGAGTTCTTCCAGTTGGTCCTGGAGGAGATTTTCAATCCCGACATTG GAATGTTCAGCTACGACGACGACACAAAACTCTTTTGGTTTAATTCGTCCTCGCTGGAGAACGAGGCGCAGTACACTCTGGTCGGACTCGTCCTGGGGCTCGCCATTTACAACAACTGCATCCTGGACGTGCACTTCCCCATGGTCGTCTACAGGAAGCTCATGGGCAAGAAGGGGACCTACTTGGACCTGTCAGACTCACATCCAGTACA GCTCTCTACCAGAGTCTGA